A stretch of the Drosophila sulfurigaster albostrigata strain 15112-1811.04 chromosome 2L, ASM2355843v2, whole genome shotgun sequence genome encodes the following:
- the LOC133839048 gene encoding transcription initiation factor TFIID subunit 13 yields the protein MAANSAPDEHFEAADFDEEAEDEQMVSTNSGRKRLFSKELRCMMFGFGDDKNPYTETVDLLEDLVIEYIAETTHRAMEIGRTGRVQVEDIIFLVRKDQRKYARVKDLLTMNEELKKARKAFDEIKYVGNEGKSK from the exons ATGGCTGCAAATAGCGCTCCAGATGAACATTTTGAAGCCGCTGAT TTTGACGAGGAAGCGGAAGATGAGCAAATGGTGTCCACCAACTCGGGGCGCAAGCGCCTCTTCAGTAAGGAGCTGCGTTGCATGATGTTTGGCTTCGGCGACGATAAAAATCCTTATACGGAAACAGTCGATCTGCTGGAAGATCTGGTCATTGAATATATTGCGGAGACTACACATCGCGCCATGGAAATTGGACGAACGGGACGCGTGCAAGTGGAGGATATAATATTCCTGGTACGTAAGGATCAGCGTAAATATGCTCGAGTCAAGGACTTGCTAACTATGAACGAAGAATTGAAGAAAGCGCGAAAGGCTTTCGATGAAATCAAATATGTGG gCAACGAAGGAAAGTCTAAAtga
- the LOC133842143 gene encoding LOW QUALITY PROTEIN: PI-PLC X domain-containing protein 2 (The sequence of the model RefSeq protein was modified relative to this genomic sequence to represent the inferred CDS: deleted 3 bases in 2 codons), with product MTKEHWMRDLPPDLRDLSIINLAIPGSHNSMTYGINSNSQLAPDAEKAIRRWHRFFPCFVRRWSKNQSSSVLEQLHLGVRYFDLRIAHNDGQFYYCHGLYAMEVFEPLRELRQFLETHPDEMVVLDLQHFYAMDVSLHQRLIAELIQFFDQLLYTTIDGSLLDCSLTRCVQLQRQVVLIYRRCPVGLPAEFWPSYAWPTPWPNTASVKKLLSFLQDSLLSRQPQQGYVSQCLITPSGRYIALRVFFTLKRTAKRVDKKSQSWILEQVPGPFANGQPPHANVFLADFVNLKDGQFCDWVVQLNTKLETDQNDMEPKQPL from the exons ATGACCAAGGAGCACTGGATGCGAGATCTACCT CCCGATTTGAGGGATTTATCTATTATAAACTTGGCCATTCCAG GTTCCCACAACTCAATGACCTATGGCATTAATAGCAACTCACAGCTAGCGCCAGATGCGGAAAAAGCAATTCGACGATGGCACCGTTTCTTTCCATGCTTCGTGCGTCGCTGGTCGAAAAATCAATCCTCGAGCGTTTTGGAGCAACTGCATCTGGGCGTCAGATACTTTGATTTGCGCATAGCTCACAACGATGGCCAATTCTACTATTGTCACGGTCTTTATGCGATGGAGGTATTTGAACCTTTGCGAGAATTACGCCAATTTCTGGAAACACATCCAGATGAGATGGTTGTACTGGACTTACAGCATTTCTATGCCATGGATGTGTCGCTACACCAGCGGCTTATTGCCGAGTTGATACAGTTTTTTGACCAACTATTATACACCACCATAGATGGCTCTCTGCTCGACTGCTCCCTGACACGATGTGTGCAGCTCCAGCGTCAAGTGGTACTTATATATAGGCGTTGTCCCGTTGGCCTACCCGCGGAATTTTGGCCTAGCTATGCGTGGCCTACGCCTTGGCCGAACACAGCCAGCGTTAAAAAGCTGCTATCGTTTTTACAGGACTCGCTATTGTCgcgacaaccacaacaaggATATGTCTCGCAGTGTCTAATAACTCCCTCGGGTCGCTATATAGCATTGCGTGTATTCTTTACGCTGAAGCGAACAGCGAAGCGAGTGGATAAAAAAAGTCAA TCCTGGATATTGGAACAAGTGCCTGGACCTTTTGCCAATGGTCAACCTCCGCATGCAAATGTCTTCCTTGCGGACTTTGTGAATCTCAAAGATGGACAATTCTGTGATTGGGTTGTGCAGCTAAATACCAAGCTGGAGACGGATCAGAATGACATGGAACCGAAGCAGCCGCTGTAA
- the LOC133839020 gene encoding pyridine nucleotide-disulfide oxidoreductase domain-containing protein 1 has translation MSRECTFLVVGGGIAGVSCAEALAICASNASILLLTESSIVKSVTNLVPVARYLHKFDVRETNVTDLSAGITTIVDQLVHINSSEHWARTKTGVIIKYRYICLCTGGAPKLFNAAKCEERIIGIRDTDSVLELQRRLASAKDVLILGNGGIASELAHELHDVNVHWVIKDAHISATFVDPGAAEFFQLAKSETGEELGAAAVTTAIKRMRYSEEEQLQQQSKRGAALGPDWHRNFDLAGGDAASSRRLPKVYYKSHIKHIEQLPIDGTLQVTLKHEDDSQEQLNCNFIVSATGVQPRLDYTTDVPLQLAEDGGINVDEMMRSNLCDVYAAGDVCTAAWDPAQHWFQMRLWTQARQMGAMAGRSMAAQFEGETVYQDFCFELFGHVTQLFGFPVVLLGRFNGQGLGRDYELLVRCTPNKEYIKFVLQQGRLRGAILIGDTDLAETCENLILNGTDLEPYGDDILNPDIDIEDYFD, from the coding sequence ATGTCTCGCGAGTGCACATTTCTTGTTGTCGGCGGCGGCATTGCTGGCGTCTCCTGCGCTGAAGCCTTAGCGATTTGTGCATCCAATGCGTCGATTTTGCTGCTCACCGAATCCAGCATTGTAAAGAGTGTCACGAATCTTGTGCCCGTTGCCCGCTATTTACATAAATTCGATGTGCGAGAGACAAATGTGACCGACCTAAGCGCTGGCATTACAACAATTGTGGATCAACTGGTGCACATAAACAGCAGCGAACACTGGGCACGTACCAAGACTGGAGTAATCATTAAGTACCGCTACATTTGCTTATGCACTGGCGGAGCACCAAAGTTGTTTAACGCTGCGAAGTGTGAGGAGCGCATTATTGGCATACGCGATACGGACTCAGTACTGGAGTTGCAACGGCGATTAGCTAGCGCTAAAGATGTGTTGATCCTGGGCAACGGTGGCATTGCCAGCGAATTGGCGCATGAGTTGCATGATGTCAATGTGCATTGGGTTATCAAGGATGCTCACATATCTGCTACATTTGTAGATCCCGGTGCCGCCGAGTTCTTTCAATTAGCCAAATCAGAGACTGGAGAGGAACTAGGAGCGGCAGCTGTCACAACGGCCATCAAACGCATGCGCTACAGCGAGgaggagcaactgcagcaacagagCAAACGTGGCGCCGCCTTGGGTCCAGATTGGCATCGCAACTTTGACTTGGCTGGCGGTGACGCAGCCAGCAGTCGAAGGCTACCGAAAGTCTATTATAAATCACATATCAAACACATCGAGCAGTTGCCCATTGACGGGACTTTACAGGTCACATTGAAGCACGAAGATGACAGCCAGGAGCAACTCAACTGTAACTTTATTGTCTCCGCAACGGGAGTGCAGCCTCGTCTTGATTACACCACAGATGTACCGCTGCAACTAGCCGAAGATGGTGGCATAAATGTGGACGAAATGATGCGGAGCAATCTTTGCGATGTTTATGCGGCTGGCGATGTCTGCACAGCTGCTTGGGATCCGGCGCAGCATTGGTTTCAGATGCGTCTGTGGACACAGGCACGCCAAATGGGCGCCATGGCCGGTCGCAGCATGGCTGCGCAGTTCGAGGGTGAAACTGTCTATCAAGACTTTTGCTTTGAGCTCTTTGGGCATGTGACGCAGTTGTTTGGCTTTCCCGTTGTGTTGCTGGGACGCTTCAATGGTCAGGGATTGGGTCGAGATTATGAACTGCTTGTGCGTTGCACACCCAACAAAGAGTACATTAAGTTTGTGCTTCAGCAAGGTCGACTGCGTGGTGCCATCTTAATAGGAGATACTGATCTTGCCGAGACCTGTGAGAATTTAATACTCAATGGCACCGATCTGGAGCCATATGGCGATGATATCCTTAATCCCGATATTGACATAGAAGATTACTTTGATTGA
- the LOC133842139 gene encoding protein nessun dorma, with product MDVYTYEKSYLERLKEAEAVLLWENAAIPASQVRLEWISYIELYIEPTGWQAMWKIPRVICEDLKLRYPTIVFGYVDQVISDELKAVFVVTAVQDQDVHLPESNEVSLIDLWPTRQQENAALNVETTAECIDRLRFFYAHVWMPWDKDNDDDRDWVQMHLEARIQLACDLRKNRLSRPLALHMRTLLMEARYIQQRLEYLELDLSDAEDEESDDEAVELNDNGADPPRKQPKTGGSPKANNLNKSLLPVTDLMCLHLRLAIIRSEFEILENPEMRRAYSEMQSNVLKRHLLQRNRNSIGPLMQQVERKPMCHLVTVPKELQTQIELLTMAKKLVPAQQQVQLGNSLQDVLSISQTNDDILLSPGEHTIKFLEHLNDNGSIKGLIAAEAIIASNPELAKLPVVCSSDEDSTLMVINGDYTLSNLVLDCRHVRRGILLRFGTLTIRSCRILGDGSSSTQEAIVCMPQAKLKLENCVVENFAVGISLRSETSADLSKMTIRKCKTGLELLDQTSKLILRDNNCIFDTCKLGILADGIALPNSTEKTIALKHFSELQRYNEENWLGNCMFINCLRNVRVYNQSEQLLAKRTHQNLLLEDMDGENKENIN from the exons ATGGATGTTTATACATACGAAAAGTCATATCTTGAACGCCTTAAGGAAGCAGAAGCTGTTTTATTATGGGAAAATGCCGCCATTCCCGCATCCCAAGTACGCTTAGAATGGATATCCTACATCGAGCTGTATATCGAGCCTACAG GTTGGCAGGCGATGTGGAAAATACCGCGCGTCATCTGCGAGGACTTAAAACTACGCTATCCAACCATAGTATTTGGTTATGTGGATCAGGTGATATCTGACGAGCTCAAAGCGGTGTTTGTTGTGACTGCGGTGCAGGACCAAGACGTACACTTGCCGGAGAGCAACGAGGTGTCGCTAATTGATCTGTGGCCAACTAGACAGCAGGAAAATGCTGCCTTGAATGTGGAAACTACAGCAGAATGCATTGATCGCTTGCGTTTCTTTTATGCGCACGTGTGGATGCCCTGGGATAAGGATAATGATGACGATCGAGATTGGGTGCAAATGCATTTGGAGGCCCGCATTCAGCTGGCCTGTGATCTCCGCAAGAATCGACTTTCGCGTCCACTGGCGCTCCATATGCGCACTCTATTGATGGAAGCGCGTTACATTCAGCAGCGGTTAGAGTACTTAGAACTGGATCTGAGTGATGCGGAGGACGAGGAGAGTGACGATGAGGCTGTTGAGCTGAACGACAATGGAGCAGATCCGCCGCGCAAACAGCCCAAGACTGGCGGCAGCCCTAAAGcgaataatttaaacaaatccCTGTTACCTGTAACGGATCTGATGTGCCTCCATTTGAGGTTGGCCATTATACGAAGCGAGTTTGAAATCCTGGAGAATCCGGAGATGCGTCGTGCCTACAGCGAGATGCAGAGTAATGTCTTAAAGCGTCACCTGTTGCAGCGCAATCGCAACAGCATTGGTCCTTTGATGCAGCAAGTTGAGCGCAAACCAATGTGTCACTTGGTAACGGTGCCGAAAGAGCTGCAAACTCAGATTGAGTTGCTGACGATGGCGAAAAAGCTGGTGCCAGCACAACAGCAAGTCCAGCTGGGCAATAGCTTGCAA GACGTGCTTAGTATCTCGCAGACAAACGATGATATTCTACTGTCGCCTGGTGAACACACAATCAAGTTTCTGGAGCACCTTAACGACAATGGCAGCATCAAAGGACTTATCGCTGCAGAGGCGATCATTGCTTCGAACCCAGAGTTGGCCAAGTTGCCAGTGGTTTGCTCAAGTGATGAGGACAGCACATTAATGGTCATCAACGGAGACTACACATTATCAAACTTGGTGCTGGACTGCCGACATGTTCGTCGTGGAATTTTGCTTCGGTTTGGAACGTTGACAATTCGCAGTTGTCGCATATTGGGCGATGGAAGCTCCAGCACCCAAGAGGCCATTGTATGCATGCCACAAGCGAAACTTAAGTTAGAAAATTGTGTGGTCGAGAACTTTGCTGTTGGAATTTCATTACGTTCGGAGACTAGCGCTGATCTGAGCAAGATGACGATTAGAAAGTGTAAAACAGGCTTGGAATTGCTAGACCAAACTTCTAAGTTAATATTACGGGACAACAATTGCATTTTCGATACTTGCAAACTGGGCATACTGGCGGATGGAATTGCTTTGCCCAATAGCACAGAGAAGACCATTGCTCTAAAGCATTTCAGCGAGTTACAACG ctacAACGAAGAGAACTGGCTTGGTAATTGCATGTTTATTAACTGCCTGCGCAATGTACGAGTTTACAATCAATCTGAGCAACTGCTAGCCAAACGCACACATCAAAATCTCCTTTTGGAGGATATGGATGgggaaaataaagaaaatatcaattaG